In the genome of Oncorhynchus mykiss isolate Arlee chromosome 30, USDA_OmykA_1.1, whole genome shotgun sequence, the window ATCTCACGCACACTGGAAACATTTTTCTATTTCCCTTGTTGGGGGTATCACTGGCAACCGAGAAATACACCGGCTCACCTTCGGTCGGGGACAGATCATCCAAAATATCCCGCACAGACTTTGGTCCTAAAACATTCATTGTAATCATCTCAGCTTTCGTTCTTCCCAAGTGcaacttcttcacaacattttGAGTCATGGAACAAAGCACCGTTGAGCTTAAAAAGGCAGTCGGTGCTGTTGTAGCTGAGTCCGTGTTTAACCGTATGGTACACATAGGAGAGGCTTCACTTGCCGCGACTTTGTTATTTTCTGCAGTAGACGTCGCGATGAATGCACTGATATTGCTAGCCCCTTTAGCCAGCATGGCCTTCTTGTGCATTTCTGTGGATGCATGCTGAGTTAGGTCATTCTCCCCTCCAATGGCCAATTGAGAATTCCCGACGGCATAAAGTACAGAAAGCAACAGAAATGACTTTTCAGGAATTGGCGCGTTTAGGCTATACTGTGATTGGATGAATATACGGGACAAGGGATGTCCCGTATGGGACAAACCAATTTAGCCCAATATAAGGGACATCCCAGCTAATACGGGACAGTTggcaaccctaagcacacagcacaGCAAGGCAGGAAAGGAGTCAGAAGACTCTGGTAGATTGCTGGAACACAGACGAAAAACCTGACCGTCGAGGAGTATCCAAGGCTAGTCGGCCCAAACGTGTCTAGACAGTCAGTCACAACACAGATGTATCCTCTCTCGGCTTTCAGGGAGGGCACCACACCGGCTTATCTCCTCATGTCGAAACCAGCAGATGTCCCTGCTTGGTTTACTAGCGATTTTAACACTTCGATTGCTTTGATCCTGTAGGATTTTAGATTTTGCCTGTTGTTTAACTTTCGCAGCCTATAACGGTTTTGCAAAGTAATAAAAACGTGTAACACttgaaacaaacaaacagcgtGACACAACACGCTTAGCGAAACTGCCCTGCCGCCATCTTGATTGTAGAAATGTGTTGGTCCATGCCTCAcgacctgaaataaaagatcccaggacTAAAAAGCATGTTCAATGGAAATTCTTGATTTAAATAATTTTTTACTCTAGGCTTAAACTGTTTCCCAGAACCTGGCCCTACAACTTTCAAACAGAGCTTCGTTGGTTACTCCACACCAATCCTCTCTccctatttacattttagtcatttagcagaggctcttatccagaacaacttacagtagtgaatgCATACATTTTAATACTTTTTTCTTGCTACTagtcccctgtgggaattgaactCTGCAAGCAGCCATGCTCTACAGCCTGAGCTACACTTGTCTCCCCTCCTGGGCTGTAAGCTGTGTTGACAGAAGGAGCTCTTTTGGCTGTGTGAACTCACCAGCTGATCGGGACTGGCATGtccctacaaacacacacacacaaaaaaaagcctATTTATTACTAGTGTGGGGGGTTGCTAGTGCAAGAGGGAAATAGGCCTATATGATGTACAAATGTATgtacagtaagtgtgtgtgtgtgtgtgtaatgtattaCTTGTCAATTCAGTGTggagtgtttcccctatatttaTTTAGCTGCAGTGGCCCACTGCATGTTGTTCTGATACACAACTTTAACATTCACTGCCCTTGACATACTCAGATCTTGCAGAAATGTTGTCAGCGCTTTTAAATGTAACCTGCTAAATAGTTGCATTTGAAAATGTTGAGTACTCAATAATTTAATTGAATACAAACACAGATTCCAGTACTTGAGTACTCGCGCACATCccgagtgtgtgtgtacatgcacgtgtgtgtgcgtgtgtgtgcttgggtGAGTGCACGCATGCGATCAGGTATCAGGCTCTGAGTAGCCTACATATGTAAATTGAGGGGCCCTCTAGAATTCCATTTTACATGCTTCTCAACTTCTCTCTTGTCATAACTAATCCTTCTCCCAATCCACccccatcccaaccctccaccCATCACCCGCTCTACTCTTCAAGTTTAATTACATTTCTGTCCACTGTCAAACAGCGTTTTGACAGGCCAATCTTCCCAACCAAATATTTATAAACGTTAAAGCCGACGTGTTGAGAGCTAcccagcagagagagaaggatgagggtggaggggtggctggggggggggttagattATGGGATCGCCCTTCTCTATACAGAGCTACGGTGTCTATCTGACCTcatcagcttgtgtgtgtgtgtgtgtgtgtgtgtgtgtgtgtgtgtgtgtgtgtgtgtgcgcatgtgtgcgtgcgtgcgtgcggccTCAGCTTCCCTATTTAACATGGTTACAGATCCACTTCATTTCTCCCCACACTCTCTAAATCGGGTTAATTCTACAGACTGGAGAgggatggaaacacacacaccacatacccaCACATGCGGTAGAAAGGGAGGATTGGGATGGTTGGGAACCATAATCTGACAAAGTGCTATTTAAGACTGTTCCAGTATTTTATGGGTGTTCTTTATTGGCTAAAGTTCAGTACAGTGATTCAGACTTGGGGTATATGTTGTGGTACATTGGGTTAGTTATATGTGACTCAGAGACAAGCCGAGACACCACATCATGTAGAGAGAGTGATCGGGGTAATTTGATCATAATATTGCAATATTAGTGTGGGATGCTGCAGGTCACCAGCAGTCAGTCACTCTAGATAGATTCCAAATATActtcagccacacacacaaacactcacacaggcgcgtgcacgcacgcacacacatgcctctcctccccttctctccctccatccatctcctccctcccctgctcTACTCACCTGTCCTGTTGATCTCGATGATCTCCTCCTGGGCCAGAGGGCAGTCCCCTCCCCCCAGGCTGCCTGAGCCCACCATACCCGGCCCGGCAGTGGCCATGGCCAGGGCGTCTGGCTTGCAGTAGTTGGGCGAGCCCGGCATGGTGGGCCGAGGGATGTGCTTGCCCTTCCTCTTGGGCAGCTTCTGCTTGGCCATGGCCAGTGAGTAGTACATGCCAAAGTTGTTGACGATGACGGGCACAGGCATGGCAATGGTCAGCACCCCCGCCAGGGCACACAGTGCGCCCACTAGCATCCCCGACCACGTCTCGGGGTACATGTCCCCATAGCCCAGAGTGGTCATGGTGACCACGGCCCACCAGAAGCCAATGGGGATGTTCTTGAAGTTTGTGTGTTTGGCGGCCGTAGGGTCGTCAGGGTCGGCACCGATGCGCTCGGCATAGTAGATCATGGTGGCGAAGATGAGCACCCCGAGGGCGAGgaagatgatgaggaggaggaactcGTTGGTACTGGCGCGGAGCGTGTGGCCCAGCACCCGCAGACCCACGAAGTGACGAGTCAACTTGAAGATACGCAGGATCCTGACGAAGCGCACAACTCGCAGGAAGCCCAACACGTCTTTGGCGGCTTTGGAATCCAGACCGCTCAGCGCCACCTCCAGGTAGAAGGGCATGATGGCAATAAAGTCAATGATATTGAGGGTGCTACTGAAGAACTCCTTCTTGCATGGGCAGAAGATCACGCGCATCATGACCTCGATGGTGAACCAGATGACGCACGTTCCCTCCACATAGGTGAGCCAGCCGTCGGTCACCACCTCGTAGACGATCTCCTGACTTGTCACATTGCCCACCGTCACATTTTCTGTTTTGTTGTAGATGGTGTTGAAGGCCTCGTGCGTCTCCAGGCAGAAGGTGGTGATGGAGATGAGGATGAACAGAAGGGAGAGGAACGCACAGTactgtaggagaggagagagggagaaagatggttAGGTTCAAGTTTTTTGTACATAGTTGCCTGTTACAGGATTATGTTTCTTGGGCTCATTGAATTCTCACCGAAGCCTAACCCAAAGGATCACATGGATTTACAGATGATGTCATTCACAAACTGTATCACAGAAAACATGCAGCAATAGAGGTTAACctaaactgcaaaaaaaaaacaccaatGGTTCCCACTTTGCATGAATAGATCTGTTTTACACAGTTTTATGTCTAAAGCCAACGATTACACAGGCACTCTGATGAACTCACAGTTCAAGTGAACAAACCACATACCAACCATACAGTCAGGATTGGGGAGTAATGGATTACAAAAAAATTGTGACTGTAATTCGttatgttaccagcaaaaatattgtcatCAGATTACAGAGATTTTTGAAAAACTAAATGATTACTTCTAGGATTACTTTTACATTCAGAAAAGACGTTTGCACCAACATTatttgacacctttctgttttttCAGTTACATTTTCAGTGCAAATGTAAGTTTGTTCCGCCTGAGCGagtgaccacaagtcagagaccaatATGATGACACACAAAACTAGCTGaaatcactcagttctgcctCAAGGACAAGACTCATAAATGTCAAACTGCTAAAGAGGCgattagaagaagacaaacatCGTCTTCTTCTaatgattaccaacaacgatgagacagcctacagggaggagatgagggaaggtggaaagcttcaagttcctcaacgTACACATCACTAAAAAGCTGAAATGGTCCCCCcccacacagacaatgtggtgaagaaggcgcatcagcgcctcttcaacctcaagagccTAAATACATTTGAGTGGTGCctggcccctaaaaccctcacaaacttttacagatgcacaattgagagcatcctgtcgggctgtatcaccgcctggtacggcaactgcaccgcccacaaccgcaaagctctccagagggtggtgcggtctgcccacaCATTACTGGGGGCAAACATCCCGCCCTCCTGGACACCTGCAGCACCCGATGCCATAGGagggccaaaaatatcatcaaggacatcaaccacccgagccactgcctgttcaccccgctatcatccagaaggcgaggtcagaacaggtgcatcaaagctgacacagagagactgaaaaacagcttctatctcaaggccataaagactgctaaacagccatcaataGCACATCAGCAACGGttgcctatagacatagattaggaatcactggccacttttagaAATGAATTACAACCCACTTAAATAATGTTCCGTATCttccattactcatctcatatgtataaactgccCTCCACACTATTCCACGGTATCTTAGCCacttttaaattgtgtttacatATTGATTCACCCAGTTCATATGTAcagtgaagtcggaagtttacatacacttaggttggagtcattaaaactggtttttcaaccactccacacatttcttgttaacaaactatagttttggcaagtcagttaggacatctactttgtgcatgtctcaagtcatttttccaacaattgtttacagacagattatttaatttataatttaaaaaaatcacaattccagtgggtcagaagtttacatacactaagttgactgtttgTTGCTTGGTTGTGAATGGGTCTTCCAtacggacaatgacccaaagcatacttccaaagttgtggaaaaatggcttaagtacaacaaagtcaaggtattggagtggccatcacaaagccctgacctcaatcccatagaaaatttgtgggcagaactggaaaagcgtgtgcgagcaaggaggcctacaaacctgactcaattacaccagctctgtcaggaggaatgggacaaaatgcaccaaacttattgtgggaagcttgtggaaggctacctgaaacgtttgacctaaattaaaccatttaaaggcaatgctaccaaatactaattgagtgtatgtaaactcctgacccactgggaatgtgatgaaagaaataaaaactgaaataaataattctctctactattattctgacatttcacattcttaaaataaagtggtgatcctaactaacctaagacagggattttttactaggattaaatgtcaggaattgtgaaaaactgagtttaaatgtatttggctaaggtgtatgtaaacttctgacttcaactgtatgtatatatattcttaatccattccttacttggATATACGTGTATTTTGGGTATAttttgtgaaactgttagatattactcattagatattactgcactgtcagagctagaagcactaacatttcactacacccgcaataacatctgccaaacacgtgtatgtgaccaataaaattagattagaTTTATATTACAAATGTAACATCTACTGCAGGATAAATCCATGTtagagtttacatagctggccataaatAGATGATGTTGCATTTTTTCttcatgggttggttatgtagtcTTCTTCTAACCTGTTGCTTTCTACTACAGGCTATATCTTtacataaaaaaacaacagtCTGTCAGATTTTCTGTCATTCCAATTCATTTAATATCCCTTGATCTTCAAAAATTGAAAATAGGCCTAGCTATTAGATTAGACTAATTGTTTAACTGAGCTGCTATATTGTACAAATTCATGAAAACACaaatttgctttttggtcttaaattcagattttatgactttgtggctaaaACGTATTAGCCACGCTCTTAAATAATGCAACCAAGCCttattacactcttgaataatgcaaaaaTGTACACGCAAGGGTTTATTTTCTCATTAGTACACACATTAAATGTAGCTTGCAAGACAataacacagctagctagctagaacacCATTCATAGatggtaaatcaaatcaaattttatttgtcacatacacatggttagcagatgttaatgcgagtgtagcgaaatgcatgtgcttctagttccgacaatgcagtagtaaccaacaagtaatctagctaacaattccaaaactactaccttatagacacaagtgtaaggggataaagaatatgtacctaaagatatatgaatgagtgatggtacagagcggcataggcaagatacagtagatggtattgagtacagtatatacatatgagatgagtatgtaaacaaagtggcatagttaaagtggctagtgatacatgtattacataaagatgcagtagatgatatagagtacagtatatacgtagacatatgagatgaataatgtagggtatgtaaacattatattaggtagcattgtttaaagtggctattttacatcatttcccatcaattcccattattaaagtggctggagttgagtcagtgtgttggcagcagccactcaatgttagtggtggctgtttaacagtctgatggccttgagatagaagctgtttttcagtctctcggtcccagctttgatgcccctgtactgacctcgccttctggatgatagcggggtgaacaggcagtgtctagggtggttgttgtccttgatgatctttatggccttcctgtgacaccgggtggtgtaggtgtcctggagggcaggtagtttgcccccggtgatgcgttgtgcagacctcaataccctctggagagccttacggttgtgggcggagcagttgccgtaccaggcggtgatacagcccgacaggatgctctcgattgtgcatctgtagaagtttgtgagtgcttttggtgacaagccaaatttcttcagcctccggaggttgaagaggcgctgctgcgatgctgtctgtgtgggtggaccaattcagtttgtctgtgatgtgtacgccgaggaacttaaaacttactaccctctccactactgttccatcgatgtggataggggggtgttccctctgctgtttcctgaagtccacaatcatctccttagttttgttgacgttgagtgtgaggttattttcctgacaccacactccgagggccctcacctcctccctgtaggccgtctcgtcgttgttggtaatcaagcctaccactgttgtgtcgtccgcaaacttgatgattgagttggagtcgtgggtgaacaaggagtacaggagagggctcagaacgcacccttgtggggcccgagtgttgaggatcagcggggtggagatgttgttgcctaccctcaccacctgggggtggcccgtcaggaagtctagtacccagttgcacagggcggggtcgagacccaggatctcgagcttgatgacgaacttggagggtactatggtgttatcgcctattgacgatagtatcttctgaccAGGGCAGTTTTGTTAAGATTTCCGACGCTTCCTTTAAAAATGAACATGCATCGCTTGCAGTACTGTTTTGGAAACATAAGTAGCATATATTTCATATCAGCGAGaaacaatacaaatacaaaaaaagttCAATTACTAGACACCTTAATAGGGTTAAGGTTCACACACAGCCATATTCCCATGTTACAGCGCATGTTTACGGAAAACAGACGAAGATAGAGTGGACTACCTGTGCTAATTATTTATCTGTGTCTCCGAATACCTGTGTGTAAACGGAAGATGGACGCCACAAAcatgttgtcactgaaaaatactgtctgCTGCAACTGTGATAAAACGTATTTTGCAtatgtgaaattattttgatgtgatatgaaagtagagaGATTTATGTTTCTAGATCCGTACAGCAATTGAGATGGAGTGTTAGGCTGTTTTGGTTTCCAGAGCTAATTCACCTTTAAACAGAACATGTATGGTCCTTGGCTCCTTTTGTCCATTAttgggctagctagctagtaatgtTAGCATATCAAACATGAACGTTCAGCCCTCTCATACGAATATAAAAGTACATTTTTATTAATATCATGTAAGTCAACACCGTTGAGCTTCCATTTTTTAAAGCTACGGGCGACAATTTGAGAATGTAACAAGTTGTTAATGCAATTTCAGATGAAAACTCAATAAAACTAGTTTAAAATATAATGAACATGTCTACATTTCAGCTGTTTCAAAAACATTACTCTGCTATTAGTATTTTTACTGTATGAATGTTGGGCTCAAGGACACAATTCTGTTTACACTCCCCTGCTTAGAGGGGGGCATCTGTTGGACGAGTGTCGTGCGCGACCTCCGGAGATAGCATTCGAGACATGAGAAATACGCAAGTTTACATTACAGTAGTTTCTCTCGAGAATAGATACCATTAGAATCTCTCGAAATTCGCCTTAACTCTTGTCAATGAGAATAGACCCATAGCTTTGGCCAATCAGCTGACTGTGaatgtaaataaaatatttgCTGAATGAATGTTCCCTgatatgtagctatatacagtggggcaaaaaagtatttagtcagccaccacttgtgcaagttcttccacttaaaaagatgagagaggcctgtaattttcatcataggtacacttcaactatgacagacaaaatgagaaaaaaaatccagaaaatcacattgtaggattttttatgaatttatttgcaaattacggtggaaaattattatttggtcacctacaaacaagcatgatttctggctctcacagacctgtaacttcttctttaagaggctcctctgtcctccactcgttacctgtattaatggcacctgtttgaacttgttatcagtataaaagacacctgtccacaacctcaaacagtcacactccaaactccactatggccaagaccaaagagctgtcaaaggacaccagaaacaaaattgtagacctgcaccaggctgggaagactgaatctgcaataggtaagcagtttggtttgaagaaatcaactgtgggagcaattattaggaaatggaagacatacaagaccactgataatctccctcgatctggggctccacgtaagatctcaccccgtggggtcaaaatgatcacaagaacggtgagcaaaaatcccggaaccacacggggggacctagtgaatgacctgcagagagctgggaccaaagtaacaaagcctaccatcagtaacacactacgctgccagggactcaaaacctgcagtgccagacgtgtccccttgcttaagccagtacatgtccaggcccgcctgaagtttgctagagagcatttggatgatccagaggaagatgaaaccaaaatagaactttttggtaaaaactcaacttgtcgtgtttgaaggacaaagaatgctgagttgcatccaaagaacaccatgcctactgtaaagcatgggggtggaaacatcatgctttggggctgtttttctgcaaagggaccaggacgactgatccgtgtaaaggaaagaatgaatggggccatgtatcgtgagattttgagtgaaaacctccttccatcagcaagggcattgaagatgaaacgtggctgggtctttcagcatgacaatgatcccaaacacaccgcccgggcaacgaaggagtggcttcgtaagaagcatttcaaggtcctggagtggcctagtctccagatctcaaccccatagaaaatctttggagggagttgaaagtccgtgttgcccagcaacagccccaaaacatcactgctctagaggagatctgcatggaggaatgggccaaaataccagcaacagtgtgtgaaaaccttgtgaagacttacagaaaacgtttgacctctgtcattgccaacaaagggtatataacaaagtattgagataaacttttgttattgaccaaatacttattttccaccataatttgcaaataaattcataaaaaatcctacaatgtgattttctggattttttttctcatttg includes:
- the LOC110521873 gene encoding potassium voltage-gated channel subfamily C member 1-like isoform X3 → MLSSVCVSSFKGRKGGNKSPNKACYSADMTCPSDSEKIVINCGGVRHETYRSTLKTLPGTRLSWLTDPDAFSNFDYDPKIDEFFFDRHPGTFTFILNYYRTGKLHCPNDVCGPLFEEELAFWGIDETDVEACCWMNYRQHRDAEEALDSFEQPEPEEPEDDLELTADGELKRLCLHEDGRKRSWWSVWQPYFWNLFEDPYSSKNAKYCAFLSLLFILISITTFCLETHEAFNTIYNKTENVTVGNVTSQEIVYEVVTDGWLTYVEGTCVIWFTIEVMMRVIFCPCKKEFFSSTLNIIDFIAIMPFYLEVALSGLDSKAAKDVLGFLRVVRFVRILRIFKLTRHFVGLRVLGHTLRASTNEFLLLIIFLALGVLIFATMIYYAERIGADPDDPTAAKHTNFKNIPIGFWWAVVTMTTLGYGDMYPETWSGMLVGALCALAGVLTIAMPVPVIVNNFGMYYSLAMAKQKLPKRKGKHIPRPTMPGSPNYCKPDALAMATAGPGMVGSGSLGGGDCPLAQEEIIEINRTDSKQNGDAANAALANEDCPTIDMVLGEERSPAAGGLGTGGSRERYPHDRACFLLSTGEFRATDGNVRKVLSF
- the LOC110521873 gene encoding potassium voltage-gated channel subfamily C member 1-like isoform X2, encoding MLSSVCVSSFKGRKGGNKSPNKACYSADMTCPSDSEKIVINCGGVRHETYRSTLKTLPGTRLSWLTDPDAFSNFDYDPKIDEFFFDRHPGTFTFILNYYRTGKLHCPNDVCGPLFEEELAFWGIDETDVEACCWMNYRQHRDAEEALDSFEQPEPEEPEDDLELTADGELKRLCLHEDGRKRSWWSVWQPYFWNLFEDPYSSKNAKYCAFLSLLFILISITTFCLETHEAFNTIYNKTENVTVGNVTSQEIVYEVVTDGWLTYVEGTCVIWFTIEVMMRVIFCPCKKEFFSSTLNIIDFIAIMPFYLEVALSGLDSKAAKDVLGFLRVVRFVRILRIFKLTRHFVGLRVLGHTLRASTNEFLLLIIFLALGVLIFATMIYYAERIGADPDDPTAAKHTNFKNIPIGFWWAVVTMTTLGYGDMYPETWSGMLVGALCALAGVLTIAMPVPVIVNNFGMYYSLAMAKQKLPKRKGKHIPRPTMPGSPNYCKPDALAMATAGPGMVGSGSLGGGDCPLAQEEIIEINRTDSKQNGDAANAALANEDCPTIDMVLGEERSPAAGGLGTGGSRERYPHDRACFLLSTGEFRATDGNVRKEGTVNGGWTDSAW
- the LOC110521873 gene encoding potassium voltage-gated channel subfamily C member 1-like isoform X4; this encodes MLSSVCVSSFKGRKGGNKSPNKACYSADMTCPSDSEKIVINCGGVRHETYRSTLKTLPGTRLSWLTDPDAFSNFDYDPKIDEFFFDRHPGTFTFILNYYRTGKLHCPNDVCGPLFEEELAFWGIDETDVEACCWMNYRQHRDAEEALDSFEQPEPEEPEDDLELTADGELKRLCLHEDGRKRSWWSVWQPYFWNLFEDPYSSKNAKYCAFLSLLFILISITTFCLETHEAFNTIYNKTENVTVGNVTSQEIVYEVVTDGWLTYVEGTCVIWFTIEVMMRVIFCPCKKEFFSSTLNIIDFIAIMPFYLEVALSGLDSKAAKDVLGFLRVVRFVRILRIFKLTRHFVGLRVLGHTLRASTNEFLLLIIFLALGVLIFATMIYYAERIGADPDDPTAAKHTNFKNIPIGFWWAVVTMTTLGYGDMYPETWSGMLVGALCALAGVLTIAMPVPVIVNNFGMYYSLAMAKQKLPKRKGKHIPRPTMPGSPNYCKPDALAMATAGPGMVGSGSLGGGDCPLAQEEIIEINRTDSKQNGDAANAALANEDCPTIDMVLGEERSPAAGGLGTGGSRERYPHDRACFLLSTGEFRATDGNVRKDAAAASPASPPGEEWFKPEGPLLQQDLNAKSASSWIKP